The following proteins are encoded in a genomic region of Arachis stenosperma cultivar V10309 chromosome 4, arast.V10309.gnm1.PFL2, whole genome shotgun sequence:
- the LOC130973032 gene encoding receptor-like protein 35 isoform X7 encodes MNPRFAMAIHYYVFIVFFMHISVLHVLALNPMIGNVTVKCIESERQALLALKQGFHLNNNAWLSSWGHGDNQKECCNWEHIQCSNETGHVLKLDLHVSDHIVRAGSITTALAELHHLNYLDLSYISFNLTPSIPIFIASLTHLRYLNLSHSGFQGKVPHQFGNLLFLEYLDLGYNSLLAEIPPQISNLSNLVYLHLGSNSFHGNIPPQLGSLLPLKYLDLSENGFNGTIPENFGNLSNLEYLDLSSSYQISLSSDLQWLSHLSFMRHLSLPKVNLSTANNWQQLVSGLSHLQYLDFNGCDLSDSIPSSLSSAANFSTSLSFVDLSSNNLMNSSLIFPWLMNSTSSLAMLNLDHNYLRGTIPQAIGELSSLEYLNLASNQLEGQIPISLFHVCSLRELDLSGNRLSGQFHEFAKALSNCNHKQLQTLKMGWNEITGMVPDLSSFSSLQVLRLDSNGLNGTLHEGIGQLSNLRELRLGNNSLEGLISESHFSKLSMLLTLDLSHNSLVFNISNEWVPPFKLIKIKLASCILGPDFPKWLQSQHNMNWLDISGAEISSNVPNWFWEFLPTMVKLNLSHNHFKGKIENLPLIPQSALQIDLSSNSFEGPVPAFLSISAQVFLSNNMFSTANLFLCSNVSANTEYLDLSNNHIRGQLPDCWMNFQSLGFLDLSNNYFHGSLPRSMGSLRQIQSLHLGDNNFSGEIPLSFVNCTELRLFDAAKNNLTGPFPSWIGNNLSNLFILSLHSNQFHGSMPLNICNLDELHLLDLSLNSLSGNIPKCISNLSAMASQATSKEKCQNTEVH; translated from the exons ATGAATCCAAGGTTTGCTATGGCAATTCATTATTATGTCTTTATTGTGTTCTTCATGCACATATCAGTGTTACATGTACTTGCATTAAACCCCATGATTGGCAACGTTACTGTGAAGTGCATAGAGAGTGAAAGGCAAGCACTACTCGCTTTGAAACAGGGTTTTCATCTCAACAACAATGCTTGGCTTTCTTCTTGGGGACATGGAGACAATCAAAAAGAGTGTTGTAACTGGGAACACATTCAGTGTAGCAATGAAACAGGCCATGTTTTGAAGCTTGATCTTCATGTTTCTGATCATATTGTAAGAGCTGGCTCCATTACTACAGCACTGGCTGAGTTGCATCATTTGAACTATTTGGATCTTAGTTACATTTCTTTCAATCTCACCCCATCAATTCCTATCTTTATTGCCTCTTTAACCCATTTGAGATACCTCAATCTTTCACACTCTGGCTTCCAAGGAAAAGTACCCCATCAgtttggcaacttgctcttcttGGAATATCTTGATCTTGGATATAATAGCCTCTTAGCAGAAATTCCTCCTCAAATTTCAAACCTCTCCAATTTAGTGTACCTTCATTTGGGATCCAATTCTTTTCATGGGAACATTCCTCCACAACTTGGAAGTCTCTTACCCTTGAAATATTTGGATTTGAGTGAAAATGGTTTCAATGGAACTATTCCAGAAAATTTTGGAAATCTTTCAAATTTGGAGTATCTTGACCTTAGCTCCTCTTATCAAATATCTTTGAGTTCTGATTTGCAATGGTTATCTCATCTTTCATTTATGAGGCATCTTTCACTCCCTAAGGTTAATCTTAGCACTGCAAACAATTGGCAACAACTAGTGAGTGGTCTTTCTCATCTACAATACTTGGACTTCAATGGTTGTGATCTTTCAGATTCCATCCCCTCATCACTTTCTTCTGCTGCAAATTTCTCCACTTCTCTGTCATTTGTGGATCTCTCTAGCAACAATTTGATGAACTCGTCTTTGATATTTCCATGGTTAATGAACTCAACTAGCAGCCTAGCCATGCTCAATTTGGATCATAATTATCTGAGGGGAACCATACCACAGGCCATAGGGGAATTGAGCTCTCTTGAATACTTGAATCTTGCCAGCAACCAACTCGAAGGCCAAATACCTATATCATTGTTTCATGTTTGCAGCTTGAGAGAATTAGACCTTTCCGGAAACAGGTTGAGTGGCCAGTTTCATGAGTTTGCTAAAGCATTGTCCAATTGTAATCACAAGCAATTGCAAACTTTGAAGATGGGATGGAATGAAATTACAGGTATGGTGCCAGACCTTTCTTCATTTTCATCATTGCAAGTGTTACGACTTGATAGCAATGGATTAAATGGAACTTTGCATGAAGGCATTGGACAACTATCCAATTTGAGGGAGTTAAGGCTTGGAAATAACTCATTGGAAGGTTTGATATCTGAGTCTCATTTCTCTAAACTTTCCATGCTATTAACTTTGGATTTATCTCATAATTCATTGGTCTTTAACATTAGCAATGAGTGGGTTCCCCCTTTCAAATTAATCAAGATTAAATTGGCATCTTGCATTTTGGGCCCTGACTTTCCAAAATGGCTTCAAAGCCAACATAACATGAATTGGTTGGATATTTCTGGAGCTGAAATATCTAGCAATGTTCCTAATTGGTTCTGGGAATTCCTTCCCACAATGGTAAAATTGAATCTTTCCCACAACCATTTCAAAGGCAAAATTGAAAATTTACCTTTGATTCCTCAGAGTGCCTTGCAGATTGATCTAAGCTCAAATTCTTTTGAAGGCCCAGTCCCAGCATTTCTTTCAATATCAGCACAAGTGTTTCTGTCCAACAACATGTTTTCAACAGCAAATCTTTTTCTGTGTTCTAACGTGTCTGCGAACACTGAGTATTTAGATTTGTCAAATAATCACATTAGAGGACAGCTCCCAGACTGTTGGATGAATTTCCAATCTCTAGGCTTCCTAGATTTGTCCAACAATTATTTTCATGGCAGCTTACCGAGATCTATGGGATCATTGAGGCAAATTCAGTCATTACATCTAGGTGATAACAATTTTTCTGGAGAAATACCACTGTCCTTTGTTAATTGCACAGAGCTAAGACTTTTTGATGCTGCAAAGAATAATTTAACTGGGCCATTCCCTAGCTGGATTGGAAATAATCTTTCAAATCTGTTTATACTTAGCTTGCATTCCAATCAATTTCATGGGAGCATGCCTCTAAATATATGTAATCTTGATGAGCTTCATTTGTTGGACCTCTCTTTGAATAGTCTTTCAGGGAATATACCTAAATGCATAAGCAATCTTTCTGCAATGGCAAGTCaagcaacttcaaag GAAAAATGTCAAAATACAGAAGTACATTAG